A genomic stretch from Parus major isolate Abel chromosome 28, Parus_major1.1, whole genome shotgun sequence includes:
- the MYO9B gene encoding unconventional myosin-IXb isoform X5, producing MSLKDADSAVCQAKAAYNLHIYPQLSTESAPCCKVTATKDSTSSDVIKDVINILNLDVSKHYVLVEVKESGGEEWVLDINDSPVHRVLLWPRRAQDEHPQKDGYYFLLQERNTDGTIKYVQMQLLSEETDARRLVERGFLPWHQEDFDDLCNLPNLTETTLLENLKCRFLKHRIYTYAGSILIAINPFKFLPIYNPKYVKMYENHQLGKLEPHIFAIADVAYHTMLKKHVNQCIVISGESGSGKTQSTNFLIHCLTALSQKGYASGVERTILGAGPVLEAFGNAKTAHNNNSSRFGKFIQVNYLENGIVRGAVVEKYLLEKSRLVSQEKDERNYHVFYYLLLGVSEEERKEFHLKQPEDYFYLNQHNLKIEDGEDLRHEFERLKQAMEMVGFLSATKKQIFSVLSAILYLGNVTYKKKATGRDEGLDVGPPEVLDILSQLLKVKREILVEVLTKRKTVTANDKLILPYSLNEAITARDSMAKSLYSALFDWIVLRINHALLNKKDMEESVTCLSIGVLDIFGFEDFETNSFEQFCINYANEQLQYYFNQHIFKLEQEEYKSEGITWHNIDYTDNVACIHLISKKPTGLFYLLDEESNFPHATNQTLLAKFKQQHEENKFFVGTPVMEPAFIIRHFAGKVKYQIKDFREKNMDYMRPDIVALLRSSDSAFVRELIGMDPVAVFRWAVLRAAIRSMAVFAQAGRDRAQKTAGVIRQGPRVPLGELQRSNTPIEKVYRDMHEQIIASIKGLPWQGDDPCELLRSLSQLQHRSHLLKSRGVKQKQIIPKNLLDSKSLKLIMSMTLHDRTTKSLLHLHKKKKPPSISAQFQTSLNKLLETLSRAEPFFIRCIRSNAEKKEMLFDESLVLQQLRYTGMLETVRIRRSGYSAKYTFQEFIDQFQVLLPKNAKASKEDICAYLNKLKLNENYYQIGKTKVFMKEAERQILQDTLHKEVIRKIILLQSWLRMVLERRRFLRMRQAAVVLQACWRSRCVRMALQRNNAAIEIQAAWRRHRQRKRFLQLRRRVCLLQALLRGHLQRKRYQKMILERKKAEEKQREMQEDEDKEDGMSKDEQSEPATDELPVKHKSETDQAVEDEDQAQNEQAENLSSSEKATLPQKHTMEGSEKVTNSREKRESRRQRGLEHNDLQNKHVLLSFEGPSVLCQEEQTVSEEALETAPELEKSTAQEDNVLQGSSEGEKSPSKEKTLSDIPPSSEIKESGSVPEQPPGSQAEDTAADRMKTQGKQNNQVKSSQSFTCPERPTDLALNVRNTLSATGSFQGPADCWADKNRRQRATKDLDSPTSAIQRYVDDPEKLKYKREKWKGKRQSDAGQNDVLSQSLDGRICVDKSPQDQLEKKGSSVSLSDLSTLAQTVAMNQQSPDPIEEEKGNKKYPVQKRPSDHFPTSDSAVPVQPASQQGDAKSAFKSPLRRLLGKKPDKKIAKESPDVIEEGDGLSLVSCVLFTDTGGAQKVSEGSSGQPGRPQAGKESSKAKKNRTIKISKISSVSQNWRASMVREIANANELKHLDEFLLNKINDLRSQKSGVECLFFEATEKFRGNIKTMYSAPNGQIHVGYKDLVENYQLLVTNLAKKREEKEVKLVLNLFLSLLDEFIRGYTKKEESEQPKQTKAQKKKRKQDRAIEEHNGHVFTSYQVSIRQSCEHCSSYIWPMEKACLCSVCKLTCHKKCMSKIQSSCTSCGKKSEQDTEPRHFGVCVSALTSERNSVPVVMEKLLEYVEMHGLYTEGIYRKSGSANRMKELKQLLQEDPNSVKLENYPIHTITGILKQWLRELPDPLMTSAQYNDFLRAVELPEKQEQLCAIYSVLEQLPQANHNTLERLIFHLVKVALIEDVNRMSPNALAIVFAPCLLRCPDTSDPLTSMKDVSKTTMCVEMLIKEQIRKYKIKMEEINQLEAAESFAFRRLSLLRQNTSKSSQVKGNDSGTSELDSVHEEEDVSEANNREKEILIDRIQSIKEEKEDITYRLPELDQRGSDEENVDSETSASTESLLEDKPGRMDTEAIIGLHCRAQSSSVPAKDICKVPSFPQTSSNSYSASLASRRRYSLTLSKVKVPRRTPVMPTANIKLPPGMFKCTESQDKVFSREESQMVQWREQPARRTDSIHSVYIAQGSALAHAQELGDEYEPTAKLKRRFSDPYSHIPCVEK from the exons ATGAGTTTAAAAGATGCTGACAGTGCAGTTTGCCAGGCAAAGGCAGCGTATAATCTTCATATTTACCCCCAACTCTCAACAGAAAGTGCTCCCTGCTGCAAAGTGACAGCAACCAAGGACAGCACGTCATCAGACGTCATCAAGGATGTGATTAATATCTTAAACTTGGATGTCTCCAAACATTATGTGCTCGTGGAGGTGAAAGAATCAGGTGGAGAAGAATGGGTACTTGACATCAACGATTCTCCTGTGCACAGGGTTTTGCTTTGGCCTCGCCGTGCTCAGGATGAGCACCCACAGAAGGATGGGTACTACTTCCTCCTGCAGGAAAGGAACACTGATGGCACCATCAAGTACGTGCAGATGCAGCTGCTCTCTGAGGAGACGGATGCTCGGCGCTTGGTGGAGAGGGGTTTTCTGCCCTGGCACCAGGAGGACTTTGATGACCTTTGCAATCTGCCCAACCTGACGGAGACAACGCTCCTGGAGAATCTCAAGTGCCGCTTCCTGAAGCACAGAATCTACACTTACGCGGGAAGTATCCTGATCGCAATTAACCCCTTCAAGTTCCTGCCCATTTATAACCCCAAGTATGTCAAGATGTATGAGAACCATCAGCTTGGGAAGTTGGAGCCTCATATTTTTGCCATTGCTGATGTGGCCTATCACACAATGCTTAAAAAACATGTTAATCAGTGCATCGTTATATCAGGTGAAAGTGGGTCTGGGAAAACCCAAAGCACAAACTTCTTAATTCACTGCCTCACGGCGCTGAGCCAGAAAGGGTACGCCAGTGGTGTGGAGAGAACCATTCTGGGAGCTGGACCAGTTCTGGAG GCATTTGGAAATGCAAAAACAGCACATAACAATAACTCCAGTCGTTTTGGGAAGTTCATTCAAGTCAACTATTTAGAGAATGGTATTGTCCGGGG GGCTGTGGTTGAAAAATACCTGCTTGAAAAATCTCGTCTGGTTTCtcaagaaaaagatgaaag GAACTACCAtgtcttttattatttgcttcTTGGAGTCAGTGAGGAAGAGCGTAAAGAATTTCACCTCAAGCAACCTGAAGATTATTTCTACCTCAACCAG CATAACTTGAAAATTGAAGATGGGGAAGATCTCCGACATGAATTTGAGAGATTAAAACAAGCCATGGAGATGGTTGGCTTCCTTTCAGCAACAAAGAAACA aaTCTTCTCAGTACTTTCAGCTATTCTGTATTTGGGCAATGTCACATACAAGAAGAAAGCCACAGGTCGGGATGAAGGGTTGGATGTGGGACCTCCTGAAGTTTTGGACATTCTTTCCCAGCTGTTGAAA GTTAAACGGGAAATCCTGGTAGAAGTgctaacaaaaagaaaaactgtgacTGCTAATGATAAGCTTATTTTGCCATATAGTCTCAATGAG GCAATAACAGCTCGTGATTCCATGGCAAAGTCCTTGTACAGTGCTCTGTTTGATTGGATTGTTCTGAGAATCAATCATGCACTCCTTAacaagaaggacatggaggAATCTGTTACA TGTCTGTCCATTGGTGTACTTGATATTTTTGGATTTGAAGACTTTGAAACCAACAGTTTTGAGCAGTTCTGTATAAATTATGCAAATGAGCAACTTCAGTATTATTTCAATCAGCACATTTTCAAATTGGAGCAG GAGGAATATAAGAGTGAAGGCATCACTTGGCACAATATTGACTATACTGATAATGTGGCCTGCATTCACTTAATCAGCAAGAAGCCAACTGGCCTCTTCTATCTTCTGGATGAAGAAAGCAA TTTTCCACATGCCACCAACCAAACTCTACTGGCAAAATTCAAACAGCAGCATGAGGAGAACAAATTTTTTGTTGGAACCCCAGTGATGGAGCCTGCTTTTATTATTCGCCACTTTGCTGGCAAAGTGAAATACCAGATCAAA gatttcagggagaaaaacatGGATTACATGAGACCAGACATCGTGGCTCTGCTGCGCAGCAGCGACAGCGCCTTCGTGCGGGAGCTGATCGGGATGGACCCGGTGGCCGTGTTCCGCTGGGCCGTGCTGCGCGCGGCCATCCGCTCCATGGCCGTGTTCGCCCAGGCAGGACGGGACAGGGCCCAGAAAACAGCAG GAGTCATACGTCAAGGACCCAGAGTTCCCCTTGGAGAGCTCCAGAGATCGAATACGCCAATAGAAAAAGTTTATCG AGACATGCATGAACAAATCATCGCCAGTATTAAAGGACTGCCCTGGCAGGGTGATGATCCCTGTGAGCTGCTTCGGTCCCTCAGTCAGCTTCAACACCGCTCCCACCTCCT gaaaagtAGAGGTGTCAAGCAAAAGCAGATCATTCCCAAG AACTTGCTGGATTCCAAATCTCTGAAGCTCATCATGAGCATGACCCTGCACGACCGGACTACAAAGTCCCTTTTGCACTTGCACAAGAAGAAGAAACCCCCCAGCATAAGTGCCCAGTTCCAG ACTTCACTCAACAAGTTGCTGGAGacactgagcagggctgagccatTCTTCATCCGCTGCATCCGCTCCAATGCAGAGAAG AAGGAGATGCTCTTTGATGAGAGCTTGGTGCTGCAGCAGTTACGGTACACGGGCATGCTGGAAACTGTGCGGATCAGGAGGTCTGGCTACAGTGCCAAATACACATTCCAG GAATTCATTGACCAGTTTCAGGTGTTACTACCCAAAAATGCCAAAGCCTCCAAGGAAGACATTTGTGCTTATTTGAATAAACTCAAACTGAATGAAAACTACTATCAAATAGGGAAGACCAAG GTTTTTATGAAAGAGGCTGAAAGGCAGATACTACAGGATACACTACACAAAGAAGTGATCAGGAAAATCATCCTCCTTCAGAGCTGGCTCAGGATGGTTTTGGAAAGGAGACGCTTTCTCAGGATGCGGCAGGCAGCCGTTGTTCTACAG GCGTGCTGGCGCTCCCGCTGTGTCAGgatggctctgcagaggaacaACGCTGCCATCGAGATCCAGGCGGCCTGGAGGCGGCACCGGCAGCGGAAAcgcttcctgcagctcaggaggagAGTTTGTCTCCTGCAGGCCCTGCTCAGGGGGCACCTGCAGCGTAAGAG ATACCAGAAAATGATTCtagaaaggaagaaagctgaagaaaagcagagagaaatgcagGAAGATGAGGACAAAGAGGATGGTATGAGCAAGGATGAGCAGAGTGAACCAGCAACAGATGAACTGCCTGTGAAACACAAGTCAGAGACAGATCAAGCTGTTGAGGATGAAGATCAAGCTCAAAATGAACAAGCTGAAAACCTGAGCTCATCTGAGAAAGCCACGTTACCCCAGAAGCACACGATGGAGGGCTCAGAGAAAGTAACCAACAGCCGGGAGAAGCGGGAGTCCCGTCGGCAGAGGGGGCTGGAACACAATGACTTGCAGAACAAGCATGTGCTCCTCTCCTTTGAAGGACCATCCgtgctgtgccaggaggagcAAACTGTTTCTGAAGAGGCTCTGGAAACTGCTCCAGAGCTAGAGAAATCCACAGCACAAGAAGATAACGTCCTTCAGGGAAGCAGTGAGGGAGAGAAAAGtccaagcaaagaaaaaactctTTCAGACATTCCACCATCAAGTGAGATAAAAGAAAGTGGTTCTGTTCCTGAGCAACCACCTGGATCACAAGCAGAGGACACGGCAGCTGACAGAATGAAAACACAAGGGAAGCAAAATAACCAAGTAAAAAGCAGCCAAAGCTTTACATGCCCTGAAAGGCCAACAGATCTTGCACTGAATGTTCGTAACACACTGTCTGCTACTGGCAGCTTTCAGGGCCCTGCTGACTGCTGGGCAGATAAAAACAGGCGGCAGAGGGCAACTAAAGACCTGGACAGCCCCACTTCTGCAATCCAGAGATACGTGGATGACCCAGAGAAGCTCAAGTACAAGAGAGAGAAGTGGAAAGGAAAGAGACAGTCTGATGCTGGCCAGAATGATGTGCTGAGTCAGTCCTTGGATGGAAGGATATGTGTGGATAAGTCTCCTCAGGATCAGCTAGA GAAGAAGGGGAGTTCAGTTTCATTAAGTGACCTTTCAACTTTGGCCCAGACTGTTGCCATGAACCAG CAATCACCAGATCcaatagaagaagaaaaaggcaacaaGAAATATCCTGTGCAGAAGAGACCCAGTGACCACTTCCCTACCTCGGACTCAGCCGTTCCTGTGCAGCCAGCGAGTCAGCAAGGGGATGCCAA GTCTGCTTTCAAAAGCCCTTTGCGTAGACTTTTGGGAAAAAAGCCAGACAAGAAAATTGCAAAGGAGAGTCCTGATGTGATTGAGGAAGGAGATGGCCTCTCCCTTGTATCTTGTGTCCTCTTTACAGACACAGGAGGAGCCCAGAAAGTTTCAGAAG GTTCTTCAGGGCAGCCAGGCCGcccccaggctgggaaggagagcagcaaagcaaagaagaaCAGAACCATAAAGATCAGCAAGATTTCGAGCGTGTCCCAGAACTGGCGCGCGTCCATGGTCCGGGAGATTGCAAATGCCAATGAGCTGAAACACCTGGATGAGTTCCTCCTAAACAAG atcAATGACTTACGCTCCCAGAAGTCTGGTGttgaatgtttgttttttgaagcCACAGAGAAGTTCAGAGGAAACATCAAGACCATGTACTCTGCTCCT aaCGGACAAATCCATGTTGGCTATAAAGATCTGGTGGAAAATTACCAGCTCCTAGTTACAAACCTGgccaaaaaaagggaagagaaagaagtcaAGCTGGTTTTGAATCTCTTTCTATCCCTTCTGGATGAATTCATCAGAGGATATACAAAGAAGGAGGAATCTGAGCAGCCCAAG CAAACCAAAGCTCAGAAGAAGAAACGGAAACAAGATCGTGCA ATTGAAGAGCACAATGGCCACGTGTTCACAAGCTACCAAGTGAGCATCCGGCAGTCGTGTGAGCACTGCTCCTCCTACATCTGGCCCATGGAGAAGGCCTGTCTGTGCAGTG TCTGCAAGCTGACTTGTCACAAGAAGTGCATGTCCAAAATCCAGAGCAGCTGTACCTCCTGTGGGAAAAAG AGCGAGCAGGACACGGAGCCCCGGCACTTCGGGGTGTGTGTGAGCGCCCTGACCAGCGAGAGAAACTCGGTCCCTGTGGTcatggagaagctgctggagtaCGTGGAGATGCACGGGCTCTACACAGAAGGCATCTACAGGAAATCAGGATCAGCAAATCGGATGAAGGAGCTGAAGCAGTTGCTGCAAGAAG acCCAAACTCAGTGAAACTGGAGAATTACCCTATTCACACCATCACAGGGATCCTTAAGCAATGGCTGAGGGAATTGCCAGACCCACTGATGACCTCAGCACAGTACAATGATTTTCTCAGAGCTGTAG AACTGCCAGAGAAACAGGAGCAACTCTGTGCTATTTACAgtgtcctggagcagctcccacaaGCAAATCATAATACCTTGGAACGACTCATCTTCCATCTTGTCAA AGTGGCTTTGATAGAAGATGTGAACCGCATGTCCCCCAATGCCTTGGCCATCGTGTTTGCTCCGTGCCTCTTGCGCTGTCCTGATACCTCTGACCCCTTGACCAGCATGAAGGATGTTTCAAAAACAACCAT GTGTGTGGAGATGCTCATAAAGGAGCAGATAAGGAAGTACAagataaaaatggaagaaatcaatcagctggaagcagcagagagcttCGCTTTCCGACGGCTCTCATTGCTTCGGCAGAACACA AGTAAAAGCTCTCAGGTCAAAGGAAATGACAGTGGCACCTCAGAGCTGGACTCGGTGCACGAAGAGGAGGATGTTTCTGAAGCCAACAATCGGGAGAAGGAGATTCTCATTGATCGCATACAGtcaataaaagaagaaaa GGAGGACATCACTTACCGCTTACCTGAGCTTGACCAGCGAGGCTCTGATGAGGAAAACGTGGACTCAGAAACCTCTGCAAGCACAGAGAGCCTGCTGGAGGACAAACCAGGCCGGATGGATACCGAAG caaTTATTGGATTACACTGTCGTGCTCAGAGCTCCAGCGTGCCTGCCAAAGACATTTGCAAAGTGCCTTCTTTCCCGCAAACCTCTTCAAATTCTTACTCTGCATCCCTGGCTTCAAGGCGCAGATACTCCTTAACACTGTCCAAGGTTAAAGTGCCCCGTCGAACTCCAGTGATGCCAACAGCAAACATAAAACTTCCTCCTGGGATGTTCAAATGTACAGAATCGCAGGACAAGGTTTTCTCTAGGGAAGAGTCTCAGATGGTGCAGTGGAGGGAGCAGCCAGCGAGGCGGACTGACAGCATCCACTCGGTGTACATTGCACAAGGGTCTGCACTGGCCCACGCTCAGGAACTCGGGGATGAATACGAGCCCACAGCAAAACTCAAACGCAGGTTCTCGGACCCTTACTCTCACATTCCCTGTGTGGAGAAGTGA